The Hahella sp. HNIBRBA332 genome window below encodes:
- a CDS encoding metallophosphoesterase: MKIFRRIMMGLAMLSIALGVWAFWIEPASLVENEVSIAIHPWPPSCDGLQVAVMADLHVGSPHNGLSRLRELVDETNALKPDLVLLAGDFVIQGVIGGEFAEPRDIAAELDRLQANLGVYAVMGNHDWWHGPQLILDAFTGTHIEFLEDASKALTQGDCQFWLAGVSDYWEGAHDIAKALADIPAESPILAFTHNPDVFYDIPRHVSLTFAGHTHGGQVNLPLIGRPIVPSQYGERFAIGHIDEDGRQMFVTPGVGTSILPVRFRVPPEISLVTLMSMTR; the protein is encoded by the coding sequence GTGAAAATTTTTCGTCGTATTATGATGGGTTTGGCCATGTTGAGTATCGCGCTCGGCGTCTGGGCGTTTTGGATCGAGCCTGCGTCTTTGGTTGAAAATGAAGTCAGCATCGCCATTCATCCCTGGCCGCCATCTTGCGATGGTTTACAGGTGGCGGTGATGGCTGATCTGCACGTGGGGTCGCCGCACAATGGCTTATCACGATTGAGGGAACTGGTTGACGAAACCAATGCGTTGAAGCCGGACCTGGTATTGCTGGCGGGAGACTTCGTTATCCAGGGCGTGATTGGCGGCGAGTTTGCGGAGCCGCGCGACATCGCCGCTGAGCTGGACCGGCTGCAAGCTAACCTGGGCGTGTACGCCGTCATGGGCAATCATGATTGGTGGCATGGCCCGCAATTGATCCTCGACGCTTTCACGGGAACCCATATCGAGTTTCTGGAAGACGCTTCCAAAGCGCTGACTCAGGGGGATTGCCAGTTTTGGCTGGCCGGCGTCAGCGACTATTGGGAAGGCGCGCATGATATCGCCAAAGCCCTTGCCGACATTCCTGCGGAGTCGCCCATTCTGGCGTTCACTCACAACCCGGATGTGTTTTATGACATTCCCCGTCACGTGTCCCTGACTTTCGCCGGTCACACCCATGGCGGTCAGGTTAACCTGCCATTGATTGGTCGGCCTATTGTACCTTCTCAGTACGGCGAGCGTTTCGCCATTGGACATATCGATGAGGACGGTCGTCAGATGTTTGTGACGCCGGGAGTGGGAACCAGCATTCTTCCTGTGCGCTTTCGGGTTCCTCCAGAAATTTCCCTGGTCACGTTAATGTCCATGACGCGATAG